One segment of Pseudodesulfovibrio sp. 5S69 DNA contains the following:
- a CDS encoding SIR2 family NAD-dependent protein deacylase, producing MQAELEMVKALLSGDRRVVVLTGAGVSAESGVPTFRGRDGLWKHHRAEDLARPDAFAAHPELVWEFYNWRRKQVGNCYPNAAHLALAAMERQIPNFLLITQNVDGLHVRAGSRKVVEMHGSLWQVRCTVCTHAREDFSELPALPDCPVCGHLLRPGVVWFGEPLTPGVLKLAIEQIGKTDVFLSVGTSGLVQPAASFYQLAKDHGAVTVEINPEPTPNTGFMDFALHGPAGEILPELAAGLAE from the coding sequence GTGCAGGCTGAATTGGAGATGGTCAAGGCGTTGTTGAGCGGGGACAGGCGGGTGGTCGTTCTGACCGGGGCGGGGGTGTCCGCCGAGAGTGGGGTGCCCACCTTCCGGGGCCGCGACGGGCTGTGGAAGCACCATCGGGCCGAGGACCTGGCCCGGCCCGACGCCTTCGCCGCCCACCCGGAGCTGGTCTGGGAGTTCTACAACTGGCGGCGCAAGCAGGTGGGGAACTGCTACCCCAACGCGGCCCACCTGGCCCTGGCGGCCATGGAGCGGCAGATTCCGAATTTTCTTCTGATCACCCAGAACGTGGACGGCCTGCACGTCCGCGCTGGCAGCCGCAAGGTGGTCGAGATGCATGGCTCCCTGTGGCAGGTGCGCTGCACGGTCTGCACCCACGCCCGCGAAGATTTTTCCGAGTTGCCGGCATTGCCGGACTGTCCGGTCTGCGGCCACCTGCTGCGTCCCGGCGTGGTCTGGTTCGGCGAGCCGCTCACGCCCGGCGTGCTCAAGCTGGCCATCGAGCAGATCGGCAAGACGGACGTGTTCCTGTCCGTGGGCACCTCCGGCCTGGTCCAGCCCGCCGCGTCCTTCTACCAGTTGGCCAAAGACCACGGGGCCGTGACCGTGGAGATCAACCCGGAACCGACCCCGAACACCGGGTTCATGGACTTCGCCCTGCACGGCCCGGCCGGGGAGATCCTGCCCGAGCTGGCCGCCGGGCTGGCCGAGTAG
- a CDS encoding TrpB-like pyridoxal phosphate-dependent enzyme, with protein MSVKKIFLPQDQMPTQWYNPMPDLPTPMAPPLNPETMEPLTPDMLSPIFPDSLIAQEMSTDRFIDIPQEVQDVYKIWRPSPLVRADRLEKAIGAKCKIFYKDESVSPAGSHKPNTSVPQAYYNKIEGVTRLATETGAGQWGTALSFACAQYGMECVVYMVKVSYEQKPYRKMIINTYGGTIYPSPSDQTRTGREMLARDPDCKGSLGLAISEAVEDAATHDDTKYALGSVLNHVLIHQTITGLEVQKQLEMIGEKATHLVGCVGGGSNFGGLVLPFLPQKLDGDPVKFIAVEPKACPTLTRGEYRYDFGDMARLTPLVKMHTLGHDFMPAPIHAGGLRYHGDAPIVCNIVNEGLCDPVAYFQTDCFEAAKLFMQTEGFLPAPETSHAIKGAIEAAKTAGPDDVIVFLYSGHGMLDLASYDAFNQGLLTNFELPQRDIEEALKACPVVK; from the coding sequence ATGTCTGTGAAGAAGATCTTTCTACCCCAGGACCAGATGCCCACCCAGTGGTACAATCCCATGCCGGATTTACCCACGCCCATGGCCCCGCCGCTCAACCCGGAGACCATGGAGCCGCTCACCCCGGACATGCTCTCCCCGATCTTCCCCGATTCACTCATCGCCCAGGAGATGAGCACGGACCGGTTCATCGACATCCCCCAGGAGGTCCAGGACGTCTACAAGATCTGGCGCCCCTCGCCCCTGGTTCGCGCCGACCGGCTGGAAAAGGCCATCGGGGCCAAGTGCAAGATATTCTACAAGGACGAGTCCGTGTCCCCGGCGGGCTCGCACAAGCCGAACACCTCGGTGCCCCAGGCGTACTACAACAAGATCGAGGGCGTGACGCGGCTGGCCACCGAGACCGGCGCGGGCCAGTGGGGCACGGCCCTGTCGTTCGCCTGCGCCCAGTACGGCATGGAGTGCGTGGTCTACATGGTCAAGGTCTCCTACGAGCAGAAGCCGTACCGCAAGATGATCATCAACACCTACGGCGGGACCATCTATCCCTCGCCCTCGGACCAGACCCGCACGGGCCGCGAGATGCTGGCCAGGGACCCGGACTGCAAAGGGTCGCTGGGGCTGGCCATCTCCGAGGCCGTGGAGGACGCGGCCACCCATGACGACACCAAGTACGCGCTCGGCTCGGTGCTCAACCACGTGCTCATCCACCAGACCATCACCGGCCTGGAGGTTCAGAAGCAGCTCGAGATGATCGGCGAAAAGGCCACCCACCTGGTGGGCTGCGTGGGCGGCGGCTCCAACTTCGGCGGACTGGTCCTGCCGTTCCTGCCGCAGAAGCTCGACGGCGATCCGGTGAAGTTCATCGCGGTGGAGCCCAAGGCGTGTCCGACCCTGACGCGCGGCGAGTACCGCTACGACTTCGGCGACATGGCTCGGTTGACCCCGCTGGTCAAGATGCACACGCTGGGCCACGACTTCATGCCCGCACCCATCCACGCGGGCGGCCTGCGCTACCACGGCGACGCGCCCATCGTCTGCAACATCGTCAACGAGGGGCTGTGCGACCCGGTGGCCTACTTCCAGACCGACTGCTTCGAGGCGGCCAAGCTGTTCATGCAGACCGAGGGCTTTTTGCCCGCTCCCGAGACCTCCCACGCCATCAAGGGGGCCATCGAGGCGGCCAAGACCGCCGGACCGGACGACGTCATCGTCTTCCTGTACTCGGGCCACGGCATGCTCGACCTAGCCTCGTACGATGCCTTCAACCAAGGGCTGCTGACCAACTTCGAGCTGCCCCAGCGCGACATCGAGGAAGCGCTCAAGGCCTGCCCGGTCGTGAAGTAG